The Nitrospiraceae bacterium genome has a window encoding:
- a CDS encoding DUF2024 family protein: MMDTVKVFDTWVEIKGKMLHFDVMTTNEATALKLANEYVASLGHQAVTVTAQECQFCHQEPLVMFNQGQQQEFRAKGGFIVPLPA, from the coding sequence ATGATGGATACGGTGAAGGTGTTCGACACGTGGGTGGAGATCAAGGGCAAGATGCTGCATTTCGATGTGATGACTACCAATGAGGCCACGGCGCTCAAGCTTGCCAACGAATATGTGGCGAGCTTGGGGCATCAGGCGGTTACGGTCACGGCGCAGGAATGTCAGTTCTGCCATCAGGAACCACTGGTGATGTTTAACCAAGGGCAGCAGCAGGAGTTCCGTGCAAAAGGCGGTTTCATCGTTCCCTTGCCCGCCTAG
- a CDS encoding inorganic pyrophosphatase codes for MSKKEIDQSQRLMRLMFKAHPWHGVSMGEAAPEVVTAYIEIVPTDTVKYEVDKASGFLKVDRPQRFSNFCPVYYGLIPQTYCGDNVAALFAKRAKRKGMVGDGDPLDICVLTEKTIPHSDILLTALPIGGFSMADGGEADDKIIAVMRDDAVYGAFTDIGECPLTLLDRLQHYFLTYKQAPGAMHHNKVEITSMYGREEALEVIRASHTDYCEKFPELESLWSQSLKH; via the coding sequence ATGAGCAAGAAAGAGATCGATCAGTCTCAACGGTTAATGCGCCTGATGTTCAAGGCTCACCCTTGGCACGGGGTGTCCATGGGAGAAGCTGCGCCGGAAGTCGTGACGGCCTATATTGAGATCGTGCCGACCGATACGGTGAAGTATGAAGTCGATAAGGCCAGCGGATTCTTGAAGGTGGATCGGCCGCAGCGGTTCTCGAATTTCTGCCCTGTTTACTATGGTCTGATTCCGCAAACCTATTGTGGTGACAACGTCGCGGCGTTGTTTGCCAAACGGGCCAAGCGGAAGGGGATGGTCGGCGACGGCGATCCGCTCGATATCTGCGTCTTGACCGAAAAGACCATTCCCCATAGCGACATTCTGCTGACGGCCTTGCCGATCGGTGGGTTCAGCATGGCGGACGGCGGCGAGGCCGACGATAAAATCATCGCCGTGATGCGCGACGATGCCGTGTATGGGGCCTTCACCGACATCGGAGAATGTCCGCTCACGCTGCTGGATCGGCTGCAACATTACTTCCTGACATACAAGCAGGCGCCGGGAGCCATGCACCACAACAAAGTCGAGATCACCAGCATGTACGGCCGGGAAGAGGCCCTCGAGGTCATCCGAGCCAGCCACACAGACTATTGCGAAAAATTCCCGGAGCTGGAATCGCTCTGGAGTCAGTCGCTCAAGCATTAG
- a CDS encoding DEAD/DEAH box helicase: MKEDKTHSDPTTSVHGFSPGFAALGLEASLLATLETLGYEEPTPIQREAIPPLLSGRDVLGQAATGTGKTAAFSLPLLQRIAHAPRQRPSALILVPTRELAVQVGEAVQRYGKELRMSVLAIYGGQAMGPQLQALRRGVDVVVATPGRALDHLRRQTLRLAGLQVVVLDEADEMLDMGFAEDLEAILEQTPATKQTALFSATMPPRIAAIARRHLKDPVEVSIAKEPVKAGATPKVQQTAYVVYRQHKSAALARVLDMTAPKSALVFCRTRLEVDEVTAALNNRGYRAEAIHGGMSQVQRDRVMQAFRSGQTELLVATDVAARGLDIPHVSHVINYDLPSSLEVYVHRIGRTGRAGREGAAITILEPREHRLLRSVEHMTKARITLAPVPSVADLKRKRLERTGAAVQEAIASGDLESFRAVVEALGGEGSAQDVAAAALKLVYRAFGGERAEEEIPTVQARGPEPMRPMGRPGYESPGRGRLAKGGRSAGMVRVYVGAGRAAGIRPGDLVGAITNEAGITSRSIGAIEVEERFSIVDVAEDAARQVIEALGRTRLKGQKVAVRVFRE, from the coding sequence ATGAAAGAGGACAAGACACACTCCGATCCGACCACCTCGGTGCATGGATTTTCCCCCGGTTTTGCCGCCCTGGGGCTGGAAGCTTCCCTGCTGGCGACACTCGAAACCTTGGGGTACGAGGAACCGACGCCGATCCAACGCGAGGCGATTCCTCCCTTGTTGTCGGGGCGCGACGTGTTGGGGCAGGCCGCGACCGGTACCGGTAAGACGGCTGCGTTCAGTCTGCCGTTGCTCCAACGGATCGCGCATGCGCCGCGTCAGCGGCCGTCGGCCCTGATTCTGGTGCCGACCCGCGAGCTGGCGGTGCAGGTGGGCGAGGCGGTGCAGCGGTACGGAAAAGAATTGCGGATGTCGGTGCTGGCGATCTACGGCGGCCAGGCGATGGGGCCTCAGCTGCAGGCCCTGCGTCGTGGGGTGGATGTGGTGGTGGCCACGCCCGGTCGCGCCTTGGATCACCTGCGGCGTCAGACCTTGCGTCTGGCAGGCCTCCAAGTCGTGGTCCTCGACGAAGCGGACGAAATGCTCGATATGGGGTTTGCCGAGGATCTCGAAGCGATTCTCGAACAGACCCCCGCAACGAAACAGACCGCGCTGTTTTCGGCAACCATGCCTCCGCGGATCGCGGCCATCGCTCGGCGTCATTTGAAGGACCCGGTCGAGGTGTCGATCGCCAAGGAGCCGGTGAAGGCCGGAGCGACGCCGAAGGTGCAACAGACGGCATACGTCGTGTATCGACAGCACAAAAGCGCCGCGTTGGCGCGGGTGCTCGACATGACGGCGCCGAAGTCCGCCCTGGTCTTCTGTCGCACGCGGTTGGAAGTGGATGAAGTCACGGCCGCGTTGAACAATCGGGGTTATCGCGCCGAGGCCATTCACGGCGGCATGAGCCAGGTCCAGCGCGACCGGGTGATGCAGGCGTTTCGCTCGGGGCAGACCGAGCTGCTCGTCGCGACCGATGTGGCCGCGCGCGGGCTGGATATCCCGCACGTGTCGCACGTGATCAACTACGACCTGCCGTCGTCGCTCGAAGTCTATGTGCACCGTATCGGCCGCACGGGCCGGGCCGGGCGCGAAGGGGCGGCCATCACGATTCTCGAGCCGCGAGAGCATCGGCTGTTGCGCAGCGTGGAGCACATGACCAAAGCCAGGATCACATTGGCGCCCGTGCCGTCGGTGGCTGACTTGAAGCGCAAGCGCCTGGAGCGGACCGGTGCTGCCGTGCAGGAGGCCATAGCCTCGGGTGATCTGGAGTCGTTCCGGGCCGTCGTGGAAGCGCTCGGGGGAGAAGGTTCGGCTCAGGACGTGGCCGCGGCCGCGTTGAAACTGGTCTATCGCGCCTTCGGGGGTGAACGGGCTGAGGAAGAGATTCCGACGGTGCAAGCACGCGGGCCCGAGCCCATGCGGCCGATGGGCCGGCCTGGGTACGAATCCCCCGGCCGTGGACGACTGGCCAAAGGCGGCCGTTCGGCCGGCATGGTGCGAGTCTACGTCGGAGCCGGTCGCGCGGCCGGGATCAGACCCGGCGACCTCGTCGGGGCGATCACCAACGAAGCCGGTATCACCTCGCGCTCGATCGGCGCAATCGAAGTGGAAGAACGGTTTTCCATCGTCGACGTGGCGGAGGACGCTGCGAGGCAAGTGATCGAGGCATTGGGGCGAACGAGACTCAAGGGGCAAAAGGTGGCGGTGAGGGTGTTTCGGGAATGA
- a CDS encoding winged helix-turn-helix transcriptional regulator: MKQLPLVGEKTVTEHITVGLLKIAMALRSQAWDGGTSRKLTPTQGHILTLLADRAGSPVRLGEVAEALAITAATASDAVKALERKKLVHKARSNADSRALVLSLTAAGRREARHSSAWNDVLQGGLVELAPEEQRVFLRGLSKVICSLQEQGAISIVRMCAGCRYFRPYVHGDSAKPHHCVFVDRPMDDGQLRLDCREFAAPETTGGASARRVFLAGPRAR, encoded by the coding sequence ATGAAACAGCTTCCCCTCGTCGGCGAGAAGACGGTCACCGAGCACATTACGGTGGGCCTCTTGAAGATTGCGATGGCCCTGCGCAGCCAGGCCTGGGACGGGGGCACGAGTCGGAAACTCACCCCAACCCAGGGGCACATTTTGACGTTGCTGGCAGACCGAGCCGGAAGTCCGGTCCGGCTCGGTGAAGTAGCGGAGGCTTTGGCGATTACCGCGGCCACGGCCAGTGATGCGGTGAAGGCGTTGGAGCGAAAGAAGCTGGTTCACAAGGCGCGTTCCAATGCGGATAGTCGAGCCTTGGTCCTGTCCCTCACTGCCGCAGGCAGACGCGAGGCTCGTCACAGTAGCGCCTGGAATGACGTGCTGCAGGGTGGGCTTGTAGAGTTGGCGCCGGAAGAACAGCGGGTCTTTCTCCGCGGCCTGTCCAAGGTGATCTGCTCGCTGCAGGAACAGGGGGCCATCTCTATTGTCCGCATGTGTGCCGGCTGCCGCTACTTCAGGCCCTATGTGCATGGGGATTCCGCCAAGCCCCATCACTGCGTATTTGTGGATCGACCGATGGACGACGGACAATTGCGATTGGATTGTCGCGAGTTTGCAGCACCCGAGACAACCGGTGGTGCGTCTGCCCGACGCGTCTTTCTCGCAGGGCCTCGCGCGAGATAA
- a CDS encoding methyltransferase, producing MAKRAVTPEGILQLGFAFWGSKTLLSAIELGLFTELARGAKDEKTLTQKLGLHRRSARDFFDALVALGMLKRTGTRYANTPATATFLDRTRPSYIGGMLEMANTRLYGFWGALTDGLRTGKPQNEVKTGGDFFGTLYADPKRLEGFLKAMTGLSVGTARAIAKKFPWKKYQSFVDVGCAQGGVAAEIALAHKHLIGGGMDLPVVQPLFEAYAKSRGVQKRMRFHPGDFFKEPLPNADVIVMGHILHDWNLDEKLMLLHKAYEAVPTGGAVIIHESLIDDARKTNAFGLLMSLNMLIETHGGFDYTGADCRVWMKQVGFRRTQVERLAGPDGMVIGYK from the coding sequence ATGGCAAAGCGAGCGGTCACGCCAGAGGGGATCTTGCAACTCGGGTTTGCATTCTGGGGTTCGAAAACGCTGCTGAGCGCGATCGAATTGGGTCTCTTCACGGAGTTGGCGAGGGGGGCGAAGGACGAGAAGACGCTCACCCAAAAACTCGGCCTCCATCGACGGAGCGCACGGGACTTCTTCGATGCCCTGGTGGCGTTGGGTATGCTGAAACGAACGGGGACGCGCTACGCCAACACTCCGGCCACCGCGACCTTTCTGGACCGGACCAGACCTTCGTACATCGGCGGCATGCTCGAGATGGCCAACACGCGGCTGTATGGATTTTGGGGGGCGCTCACCGACGGCCTGCGCACCGGGAAACCGCAGAATGAGGTCAAGACCGGCGGCGACTTCTTCGGGACTCTCTATGCAGACCCGAAAAGGTTGGAGGGGTTCCTCAAGGCCATGACCGGTCTGAGCGTGGGCACCGCGCGGGCGATCGCGAAGAAATTTCCCTGGAAGAAGTACCAGAGCTTCGTCGATGTCGGCTGCGCGCAGGGAGGCGTGGCGGCGGAGATCGCGCTCGCGCACAAGCACCTGATCGGCGGCGGCATGGATCTGCCGGTGGTACAGCCCCTATTCGAGGCCTATGCCAAGTCTCGCGGCGTGCAGAAGCGCATGCGGTTCCACCCCGGCGATTTCTTCAAAGAGCCCCTGCCCAACGCCGACGTCATTGTCATGGGCCACATCCTGCACGATTGGAATCTGGACGAGAAGCTGATGCTCCTGCACAAGGCCTATGAAGCGGTTCCGACCGGAGGCGCCGTGATTATTCATGAGTCGCTCATCGACGATGCGCGGAAAACCAATGCGTTCGGCCTGCTGATGAGTCTCAACATGTTGATCGAGACCCACGGTGGGTTTGATTACACCGGGGCCGATTGCCGCGTCTGGATGAAACAGGTCGGGTTCCGCAGGACGCAGGTCGAGCGGTTGGCTGGGCCTGACGGGATGGTCATCGGCTACAAGTGA